From a single Marinilabiliales bacterium genomic region:
- the argF gene encoding ornithine carbamoyltransferase gives MAFNLRNRHFLKLLDFSSREIEYLLELSASLKAAKYSGTEKQMLKGKNIALIFEKTSTRTRCAFEVAAFDQGAHVTYLGPTGSQIGHKESMKDTARVLGRMYDGIEYRGFGQEIVEELAEYAGVPVWNGLTSEYHPTQVLADLLTMMEHSDKPLRDISFCYLGDAKNNVGNSLMVGAVKMGMDFRAAAPEKCQPDRKLVGMCRELAAATGAGLTITEDVREAVKGVDFLYTDVWVSMGEPDSVWEERIELLRPYQVNRQVIEWSGNPGVKFLHCLPAFHNRETKVGEEIFSKFGLESMEVTEDVFESEHSVVFDQSENRMHTIKAVMVATLGK, from the coding sequence ATGGCTTTTAATCTCAGAAACCGTCATTTTCTTAAACTTCTTGATTTTTCGTCAAGGGAAATAGAATATTTGCTTGAGCTGTCAGCAAGTCTTAAAGCTGCCAAATATTCAGGAACCGAAAAGCAGATGCTGAAGGGAAAGAATATTGCCCTGATATTTGAGAAAACCTCAACGCGAACACGATGTGCATTCGAAGTTGCCGCATTTGATCAGGGAGCCCATGTTACTTATCTTGGACCAACCGGTTCCCAGATTGGGCATAAGGAGTCGATGAAAGATACGGCCCGTGTACTTGGCCGGATGTATGACGGAATTGAATACAGGGGCTTCGGCCAGGAAATTGTTGAAGAACTGGCAGAGTATGCCGGTGTACCTGTTTGGAATGGCCTTACAAGTGAGTATCATCCAACACAGGTTCTGGCAGATTTGCTCACTATGATGGAGCATTCTGATAAACCACTGAGAGATATTTCATTTTGTTATCTTGGCGATGCTAAGAATAATGTCGGCAACTCCCTTATGGTTGGTGCTGTAAAGATGGGGATGGACTTCAGGGCCGCCGCTCCGGAAAAGTGTCAGCCTGACAGGAAACTTGTCGGAATGTGCAGGGAATTGGCTGCTGCAACAGGTGCCGGATTAACCATAACAGAAGATGTCAGGGAGGCTGTAAAAGGTGTTGATTTTCTCTATACCGACGTTTGGGTCTCAATGGGTGAACCTGACAGCGTATGGGAGGAAAGGATTGAGCTTTTGAGGCCCTATCAGGTTAACAGGCAGGTAATTGAGTGGTCGGGTAATCCTGGCGTGAAGTTTCTGCATTGCCTTCCTGCATTCCATAACCGTGAGACAAAAGTAGGTGAGGAGATTTTTAGTAAATTCGGGCTTGAGTCGATGGAAGTCACCGAAGATGTCTTTGAGTCAGAGCATTCAGTTGTTTTTGACCAGTCAGAGAACAGGATGCATACGATCAAGGCAGTCATGGTAGCAACGTTGGGAAAATAG
- the arcC gene encoding carbamate kinase produces MRRLAVVALGGNALLRGDQEGTIEEQEQNTTDTLENLIFLLKEGYNLVITHGNGPQVGNILMRNDAGEQNFGIPQMPLDICVADSQGGIGYMIERMMHNVLRRHNIRRDIVTLVTMVEVDKNDNAFSNPTKRVGKTYNRDQADKLAGEKGWEFREEVKISGGWRRVVPSPEPKSILNVNVISEMARNGTIVIASGGGGVPVYFDEEGRVRPAEAVIDKDLAGSLLAAEIGADEFYILTDVPYVYINFNKPGQKAVEFLNFDDTMKYINAGMFAEGSMAPKIRACLQFLERGGKKSVITEAFKLSDKKFGTKITMEYED; encoded by the coding sequence ATGAGACGATTAGCTGTTGTGGCTCTTGGTGGTAATGCTTTGTTGCGGGGTGATCAGGAAGGTACAATTGAGGAGCAGGAACAGAACACCACCGATACCCTGGAGAACCTCATTTTTCTGCTTAAGGAAGGATATAACCTGGTTATTACCCACGGTAACGGACCACAGGTTGGAAATATTCTTATGAGGAATGATGCAGGTGAACAGAACTTTGGCATACCTCAAATGCCTCTCGATATTTGCGTAGCTGACTCGCAGGGAGGAATAGGCTATATGATTGAAAGAATGATGCACAACGTTCTCAGGAGACATAACATAAGGAGGGATATCGTAACATTGGTTACGATGGTTGAAGTTGACAAAAACGACAATGCATTCAGTAATCCCACCAAAAGAGTTGGGAAGACCTACAACAGGGATCAGGCAGATAAACTTGCCGGTGAAAAAGGGTGGGAGTTCAGGGAAGAGGTTAAGATAAGTGGGGGCTGGCGCAGGGTTGTCCCTTCTCCCGAACCCAAGAGCATTCTGAATGTAAATGTAATAAGTGAGATGGCCCGAAACGGTACAATTGTTATCGCTTCCGGAGGGGGAGGAGTGCCGGTCTATTTTGATGAGGAGGGCAGGGTCAGACCGGCTGAAGCTGTAATTGACAAAGATCTTGCAGGGTCGCTTTTGGCAGCCGAGATAGGTGCAGATGAGTTTTATATATTGACAGATGTTCCGTATGTTTATATCAATTTTAATAAACCCGGACAAAAGGCTGTTGAATTTCTTAATTTCGACGATACAATGAAGTACATTAATGCCGGTATGTTTGCAGAGGGTAGTATGGCCCCAAAAATAAGAGCGTGTTTGCAGTTTTTAGAGAGGGGAGGTAAAAAAAGTGTTATCACCGAGGCATTTAAGTTGTCTGATAAGAAATTCGGGACAAAAATCACCATGGAATATGAAGATTGA